One segment of Chelmon rostratus isolate fCheRos1 chromosome 17, fCheRos1.pri, whole genome shotgun sequence DNA contains the following:
- the LOC121621283 gene encoding uncharacterized protein LOC121621283: MRTLSSGSEHTHCFGASQRKLRTCKVISFQQLPSCAPQAQAALSSASGPTMPQPTQQFLIHVLLLWTTILSIIQAVFIIIVFTSGHRSLNSSPVAPARTVQFQANNTPSPPPPDYGLLLGKGQMITYRATAVNGAFKWEARNPSNELVSEDGKDLQIKKDGYYFVYLQVTLKSSKCPCNETGGLKSPVNMTWNNDILLQGGIQTSTCSTGLLGKAQVLSGGGKLVFQLPTCEIDETEYLTHLDIIYMRKP; this comes from the exons ATGCGCACACTGAGCTCAGGAAGCGAGCACACGCACTGCTTTGGTGCATCGCAGAGGAAACTCAGGACCTGTAAAGTCATCAGCTTTCAACAACTGCCTTCTTGCGCTCCCCAGGCTCAGGCTGCTCTGAGCTCTGCCTCCGGACCGACGATGCCACAGCCTACCCAGCAGTTCCTAATCCATGTCCTCCTGCTGTGGACCACCATCCTCTCCATCATCCAGGCTgtgttcatcatcatcgtcttcACATCTGGACATCGCAGCCTG AACAGTAGCCCTGTAGCACCAGCGCGCACAGTCCAATTCCAAGCAAACAATACGCCTTCG ccGCCTCCCCCTGACTACGGGCTTCTCTTGGGCAAAGGCCAAATGATCACCTATAGGGCAACTGCAG TCAATGGCGCATTTAAATGGGAAGCGAGGAATCCAAGTAATGAACTGGTCTCAGAAGACGGAAAAGATCTGCAAATAAAGAAAGATGGATATTACTTTGTATATCTTCAGGTGACACTGAAGTCATCTAAGTGTCCATGTAACGAAACAGGGGGATTGAAGAGCCCGGTCAATATGACGTGGAACAACGACATCCTCCTGCAGGGTGGGATTCAGACAAGCACATGCAGCACGGGCCTCCTGGGAAAGGCGCAGGTGCTATCTGGTGGAGGGAAACTGGTGTTCCAACTGCCGACCTGTGAAATCGATGAAACTGAATATCTCACCCACCTGGATATCATCTACATGCGCAAGCCTTAG